The genomic window CACTCTCCTCGACGGGACGGTCGGGCTTGGCAGGACGGGTGAAAGCCAGGACGGGTGAACGGGCGTGCGGCGGCGAGCCACGGTGGCACCGGGCCGGGGCACGCCCGGCTCGGCTGGTGGTCCTGCTCAGATCAGCTGGTGCCCGCCGGCACCAGGGTGGGCGCCGACGTTGTTGACGGGGTACTTCTTCGTCGTGCTGTCGTCGGGCAGGGTCGGCGCGGTCGGATCCTTGTACGTCGGATCCTTGGTCGGGTCGTCCTGGTAGGCCGTGCCCTGGGACGGGTCGTCCGTGGGGGTCGGCGTCGGGTCGGTCGTGTCCGGACCCCGGTCCGGCAGCGTGGGCGAGGTGGTGTCGCCGTTGGTGCCGATGCCCTTCAGGTTGGCGGCCTGCTCGCCGTCGTTCGTGCGGTGGCGCTGGCACATCAGGGTGAGGTTCTGCGCCATCGAGGTGGAGTTCGTCAGGTAGTCCTGGATACCGGCCAGCACCTGCTTCTGGTGGTCGGCGAGGCCGCCGACCGAGGAACTGCCGCCGGTCAGTGCCTTGCCGAGCGCGTCGGTGCCGTACACCGACGGCTGGACCTGCTGGATCACCGCATTCAGCTTCGCCGTGGCCGTGGTCAGCTCGTCCAGCAGGCCGTGGATCTTCTTCGCGGTCGCCTCGACCGTGTCCAGGTCGATCTGTACGCCGGTACCAGCCATCGATTCCCCCGCGGGTTTTCCTAGAGTCGGCTGCGGACAGCCGGGACGACAGAGATGACGGAGCGGACCTCCGTGGGCCGACGCGCCGCGCCGGCCCGGAGGTCAGAGCGTGGTGACCCCGCCCGGGCCGACCACCGTGAGACCGGTGTCCGCGAAGCTGATGGCGAGCGCGGCCTGGGCCAGGCCCGCCTCGTTGAGCAGGGTGCCGCTCGGCAGGTGCCAGAGCCGCAGCGTGCCCTGCTCGTCGCCGGCCGCCAGCAGCGTCTCACCGTCGAGGTCCTGCGCGACCAGCGTGCGCACCGAGGACGCACCGCCGGTGAGCGAGGCGATCCGGCTCCCGTCGTGCACCGCCCAGACCAGCACCGACCCGTCGGCACCGCCCGCGATCACCACCGGACGCCCGCCGAAGACCCCGAATGTGACGGTCTCGGCGGCTGCGCCCAGGCCCTCGCAGACCGGGCCCGCCTGCCCGCTGACGCCGTGCCAGAGCCGCACCGTCCGGTCCCGGCCCGCGGTCGCCAGCAGCAGGTGGCCGTCGGCCTCTCCGGCGGCCAGCGCGGTGATGCCGTCCTGGCCGGTGGCCACCTGGAGCAGTGGCGTCCCGTCGAGCGCCGACCGGACCCGCAGGGTGCCGTCGGCGCCCGCCGAGACCAGCGCCGTGGCTTCGCCGCCGCCGGTGCGGAAGGCGAGCCCGGTGACGGGGCCCGCGTGCGGCGCGGGCACGGGGAGCGGTGCGCCGTTGGTCAGCGCGTGGCTGCGGACGGCGCCGGCGGCCGTGCCGCAGACCAGCACCGCTCCGTCGGGGCCGCCCTGACCGATCGCCAGCGAGGTGATCGGGCCGCCGTCCGGGGCGAGCGCGTAGAGCTCCACGCCGATCCCCGCCTCCCACAGCCGCAGCGTGCCGTCGCCGTACCCCACCGCCAGCACCGGACGGCCGGTCAGCTCACCACCCGCCAGCGCGGTGACCGGGTGGGCCGCCGCGCCCGGGACGGTGAACTCGCCCAGCGTCGAGCCGGTCGCCGCGACCCAGCGCGAGAGCCGGCCGTTCTGCTGCCCGACCACCAGCACCGGGCCGGCGCCCGAGGCGACGGCGACGATGCCGGTCAGCCACTCCTCGCCCACCGGCCAGCCGTGCAGGGCTTCGGCCCGGCGCACGTCCCAGGTGCGGACCGTGCCGTCCAGCGCGCAGGAGGCCAGCACCGGACGGTCCGCCAGCTCGGTGAAGGCGAGCCCGGTGACGGTCGCGGTGTGGCCGTCGAGCTCGGCCACCGGCTCGCCGGTCGCCAGGTCCCAGAGCCGGATCCGCCGGTCCGCCCCGCCCGAGGCCAGCACCGCCTGGTCGCCCAGGCTCAGCACCGCGAGCGCGGCCACCGGTCCGACGTGTCCGACCAGCAGGTGCAGTTGCGTCCCGGAGGCCACGTTCCAGACCCGGATCACGCCGTCCTGGCCCGCCGCCGCCAGCAGGTCGAGGTCGGCGCAGCGGGCGGCGCACAGCACGTCGGCGCCGTTCCCGTTGACCGAGAGGGTGCCGAGCGCCTGGCCGGCGTCGGCGCGCATCGCCCGCACGTCACCCCCGTCGGCGCCGCCGGAGAAGGCCAGCGGCACGTCCTGGACCAGGCCCACCGCCACGGCCTGCGCGCCCTCGCCGCCCGAAGTCCCGTGCAGCACCGCGCCCGAGACGGCGTCCCAGACCTGCACCGCGCCGTCCGCACCGCCGACCGCGAACAGCTCGCGGCCGGCCGTGGCACCGAGCGCCACCGCGGTCGGCAGCAGCCCCGCATCCGGGCCCGAGCCGCCCAGCGGCTGGGCGTCGTCCAGGGCGGTGAGGCCGAACGAACCGTCCTGCTCGGCCAGCGCGTAGGCCGCGCGACCGCGCACGACGCCGATCGCGGCCACCGCCCGGCCGGCGTCGGCCGACGCCCCGACCGGGTCGAGGCGCAGCAGGGCGGCGGGCAGCGCCGCCGGGTCGGCCGGCCGCAGCACCCGGGCGGCCAGCGCGTCGAGCAGCGCGGCGAACGCGGGCACCGGGTGGGCGGTGCCGTCGCGCCACACCGCGTCGGCGTTCCCGGGGATGCCGGTGGTGGTCAGGCCGCGTGCCGCGGCACCGGCCGGGGCCGCACCCGCCGGTGCGCCGGCGGGTGCGGCGCGCAGCTCGGTGGCGACCCGGCGCAGGAACGCGGTGTCGGTGGTGCCCGTGCGGACCAGGGCCCCGGCGGTCACGCGGAACGCGCCGTCCAGGCCGAGGAACACCTCGGTGGCGCCACCCGGCAGGTGGTCGGCGCCTGCGCCGGTCAGCCGAAGGCCGGCATCGACCGTGCCGACCGCTCCGGTGCCGACCGATCCGGCGTCGGCTGTGCCGGTGCTGGCTGATCCGTCGATCTCCGACATGCGGATCCTCTCCTGTCACTCACCTGGTTGGGCTGACCAGCGGTCAGCGGGGCCTTCGGGGTCGGGGCGCGACGTGCGTGGGCCGGGGTGGGCCGACGCCGCCGGCGCCACGGGGTCAGGGCTGCGTCGTCGTCTCCCGCACCGGGCGGGACCTACGGGCGTAGACCTGACGTCACGTCAAGCATTCTGGCGGTAGGACGACGACGACCCGCGAGCGGTTCCCCACGAAATTCAAGACAAAGGCGGGAGTGGCGGGGCGGCTCCCGCAGCTGGCTGGACGTCAAGGCCCGTGACCTCCGAGGGTGTGGAGTTCGCGCTCTGAGCAGCGCCCCCGGCCCGATCCGCGCACCTGCGCAGGATGTCCGTTTCCCCCACGGCCACGGTTGGCGGCACGACTGGAGACGATGCGGACAGGCTCATCGAATCCCCCTCGTGGCGCCTGGCGGGGTTATCAGATCACGTTGTTGGTGGTTGTTCAAATTTGACGAGTATGAGGAGTGCCCGAAAGGGCACGTGCGGGGGGAGGGGCTCCCGTCCGTCGCGACACCGGGTCGATGCGATCCGCGACACCTGCCGTCCGCCCTGAACCGGTTGCTGTCACGCAGTCGGCGGCGGACACTGTCGCCATGTTCTCGGATGCCGAAGTCGCCGCGCTGTACGACCTGTTGAACCCCTGGGATCCGGACCGGCGGCCCGGGGACCGCTTCTACTTCCCGCTGATCATGGCCGCGGACTCGGTCCTGGACGTCGGCTGCGGCACCGGCGCGATGCTGCACGTCGCCCGCGACCACGGCCACCGCGGCCGCCTCGTCGGCCTCGACCCGGACCGCGCCGCGCTGGACCGCGCCCGCCGCCGCGGCGACATCGAGTGGGTCGAGGGCACCGCGGCCGAGGCGAGCAGCGGCACCGGTTTCGACCTCGCCGTGATGACCGGCCACGCCTTCCAGAACCTGCTCACCGACGACGAGCTGCGCACCTCGCTCGCCGCGATCCACGCCGCCCTGCGCCCTGACGGCTGCTTCGCCTTCGAGACCCGGCACCCGCAGGCCCGGGCCTGGGAGGGCTGGACCTCGGCAAACCCGGAGGACATCGCCGACGTCGTCACCGAGAGCGGCCGGCACCTGCGCTACTGGCACGACGTCGACTCGGTGACCGGCGACGTGGTCGCCTTCCACGGAACGGTGGCCGAACCGGACGGCACGGTGCTGCGCGAACTGCACGAGAGCCTGCGGTTCCTCGACGTCGCGGCGCTGGGCGGGTTCCTGGCCGAGGCCGGCTTCGCGATCGAGGCGCAGTACGGGGACTGGGAGGGCGGGCCGATCGACGCAGCCAGCCGCGAGATCATCACCCTGGCCCGCCGGGGGTGATGCGCGGCCGGTCCGTCACACCTGCCGGTCCGGTCACAGGTCCAGCACCAGGTCCGAGGCGGGACGCGAACAGCAGATGAGCAGGGTGCCGGTGGCCGGGGGCTCCAGCGGCTCGGGCCGGTAGGCGCTCCGCCCGGACAGCACCTCGGTGACGCAGGTGTGGCAGACACCGGTGCGGCAGGACCAGCGGGTCGGCACGTCGCACGCCTCCGCGAGTTCGAGCAGGGAGGTCGTCGTGGCCGGGTTCCACCGCGCGCTCAGGCCGCTGCGGGCGAAGGTGACCAGCGGCCCGGTGCCGGGCTCGCCGGCCGGCGGGTGCGGCGGGACCTGCGCGGCCGGACGCATGCCCGGGTTGACGGGAGCGAGCGTGCCGAACAGCTCGGTGTGCACGCGGCGCGCGTCGAGACCGAGGTCGACCAGCGCCTTGGTGGTGTCGGCCATGAACCGCTCGGGCCCGCAGAGGTAGGCCGAGGCCCCGCTCGGCAGGCCGAGCTCCGCGAGGACCCGCGCGGTGAGGCGGGCGTGGCTGACCGGGACCGGTGAGGGCTCGGCCGGGTCCGCCGGTGCGGTGTGGAAGACGAGTTCGCGCGCAGCCGGCATCCCGTTCAGCAGCGCGTGCGCCTCGCGCGCGAACGCCTGCTGCGCCGCGTCACGTGCGGTGTGCAGCCACCAGACCTCGCGCCCGCCGGATCCGCCGCCGCCGTGTTCGGCGGCGAGCTGGTGGAGCATCGCGAGCACCGGTGTGACGCCGACGCCCGCGGAGATCAGCAGCACCGGCCCCGTGCCGGGCGCGAGCACGAACTCGCCGCGTGGTGCGGCGACTTCGATGCTCATGCCCGCGCGTACCCGGGTGCTCAGAAAGGCGCTGACCGCGCCCTCGCGCTTGACGCTGATGCGGTACCGGTCGCTGCCGGGCGCCGAGGAGAGCGAGTAGCTGCGGACCGCCGGCACACCGTCCGGCCCGGGGACGCGCACGGTGAGGTACTGGCCGGGCAACGCGGGCGGCAGCGCCGCCTGGTCGGGCGCCGCGAGGTGGAGGGAGGTGATGGTCGAGCTCTCGGGAACCACGGCCGCCACGCACAGCGGGCGGAAGCCGCTCCAGGCCGGCGCGGCCCCGGTCGCCCCGGTTGTGCCGGTGCTCCCCGCCAGCAGGTCCTGGAACGACTGGCGCCAGCCGGGGCTGAGCGCCGGGATGTCCACGGCCGCTTCGAGCAGGCGGCGGTCGCGGTTCGGCAGGTACAGCAGCGCGTCGATCCGGGCGACGGTCAACGCGTGCGGGCCGCGCCGGGTGCGGGTGATCGCGTCCCCCGCCCGCACCTGCCCCTCGGTGATCACGCGCAGGTAGAACCCGGGCCGGCCGTGCTCGACGAGCAGGGCGGGCAGGGTCGGGGCGTCGAGGCGCAGACCGAGCCGGTAACAGGTCACCCGGGGCTGGGTGACCTCGAACTCGGCCTGGCCGATGCGGTACCGGTCGCCGATGCAGACCTCGTCGTCGGGGAGGCCGTCGACGGTGAAGTTCTCGCCGAAGACACCGAGGCCGAAGTCCTGGGCCGCACCGCCCGCCCCCGATCCGTCGCTGCCCAGCTGCTCGCGCCAGTACGCGATGGGATTCGGCCTGGTAGACCAGCACGGCGCGCTGTTCGCCCCCGTGACCGGCGAGGTCGCCCTGGCCGTCGCCGTCGAGGTTGAGCCGGCGGGCCGTCACCGGTCCGTCGACCGGGGTCTTCCAGATGCCGGTGTGCACGGTCCGGTCACGCCAGGAGACGTCCTTCGGCATGCCGACGTTGACGGAGAGCAACTGGGCCATCGTCCACGGCCTCCTTCCCCGGGGCCCGCGCACCGGCGGCGCGCCCGCCCGGACCTGTGCGTGCGGCACCGAGTCTGTCAGTCCGTGCGCCGCGCACCGTGGACCGACGGGCCGATGGCCCGACGCGGTGCGGCCGGGCCGGCGACCAGGTCCGCCCGTGCGGGTGCGTCCGGCCGGCAAAACCAGGTGCCCCGGTGCGCCGCTCCTCCTACGCTTCCCGCCATGGACAGCATCGGCGCCGCGCGCCTCCTGAACGTCGTGGACGTCGAAGCGACCTGCTGGGACGGCGACCAACCGCCGGGCGCGGTCAGCGAGATCATCGAGATCGGGCTGACCGTCGTCGACCTGGACGCCGGCGAGCGCCTCGCCCGCCACCGGATCCTGGTGCGTCCCGCCCGGTCCACGGTCAGCGAGTTCTGCACGGAGCTGACCGGCCTCACCCAGCACGAGGTCGACAGCGGGGTCGCCTTCGCCGAGGCGTGCCGCCTGCTGGCGGCCGATCACCATGCCGGGGCCTGCCCGTGGGCCAGTTGGGGCGACTACGACCGCCACCAGTTCACCCGGCAGTGCGAGTCCACCGGCACGCCCTATCCCTTCGGTCGGCACCACACCAACGCCAAGGCCGCCTTCACCGAGGCACACGGCCTGCGCAAGCGCCCCGGCATGGCGCACGCCCTGAACCTCGCGGGGCTGCGCCTCGAAGGCCGCCACCACCGCGGCGAGGACGACGCCTGGAACATCGCCGCCCTCGTGCTCCACCTCTCCGAACGGGGAGCCTGGCCGCGGTCCGCCGCGTCCTGACGCGCCGGGGCCTGCTCCTGGTGCGGGGTCGAGCTCGCCATCACCCCGCGGCGCAGAACTCGTTGCCCTCCGGGTCGAGCATGATCCACCAGTGGCCGGCCGGGCCCCGGTCGACCTCGCGGAGGCGGGTGGCGCCGAGGGACTCCAGGCGGGCCGCCAGGGGCTCCAGGCCGCCGGGGCCGGCGTGGATGTCGAGGTGGAGGCGGTTCTTGCCGGGCTTGGGCTCGGGGACGTCCTGGAAGAGCAGGCGACGGCCGTGGCCGGTGCCGCTCAGGTCGTCGAACGGGTCCGCGGGGTGGCGGATGGCGGCATGGCCGCGGAAGATGCGGCGGCCGTGGTGCTCGGCGACCGCGTCGTCGCCGATCTGCCCGGCGGCGAGCAGGCGCTCGACGAGCGGGCTCGGGTCCTCCACGGTGTATTCCAGGGCGGCGGCCCAGAAGTCCGCGAGCGCCGGGGCGTTCTGAGTGTCGATGACCAGCTTCCAGTGGAGTGCCATGCGGCAGTTGTACCGGCCGGCACTGACACTGCCGACGACGACGGGGCGCAGCGGCGGTGGGTACCGCCGCTGCGCCCCGCGCGGCTGTTACTGCCAGCCCGTGCCGTAGGTGTTGGAGCTCCACAGCGCGCCGGCCGGGTCGTTGCGGCCCTGGCTGTGGACGACGAAGTTGCCGTCGGACTGCATCCTTTGTCTGTCAGT from Kitasatospora sp. NBC_01250 includes these protein-coding regions:
- a CDS encoding WD40 repeat domain-containing protein; this encodes MSEIDGSASTGTADAGSVGTGAVGTVDAGLRLTGAGADHLPGGATEVFLGLDGAFRVTAGALVRTGTTDTAFLRRVATELRAAPAGAPAGAAPAGAAARGLTTTGIPGNADAVWRDGTAHPVPAFAALLDALAARVLRPADPAALPAALLRLDPVGASADAGRAVAAIGVVRGRAAYALAEQDGSFGLTALDDAQPLGGSGPDAGLLPTAVALGATAGRELFAVGGADGAVQVWDAVSGAVLHGTSGGEGAQAVAVGLVQDVPLAFSGGADGGDVRAMRADAGQALGTLSVNGNGADVLCAARCADLDLLAAAGQDGVIRVWNVASGTQLHLLVGHVGPVAALAVLSLGDQAVLASGGADRRIRLWDLATGEPVAELDGHTATVTGLAFTELADRPVLASCALDGTVRTWDVRRAEALHGWPVGEEWLTGIVAVASGAGPVLVVGQQNGRLSRWVAATGSTLGEFTVPGAAAHPVTALAGGELTGRPVLAVGYGDGTLRLWEAGIGVELYALAPDGGPITSLAIGQGGPDGAVLVCGTAAGAVRSHALTNGAPLPVPAPHAGPVTGLAFRTGGGEATALVSAGADGTLRVRSALDGTPLLQVATGQDGITALAAGEADGHLLLATAGRDRTVRLWHGVSGQAGPVCEGLGAAAETVTFGVFGGRPVVIAGGADGSVLVWAVHDGSRIASLTGGASSVRTLVAQDLDGETLLAAGDEQGTLRLWHLPSGTLLNEAGLAQAALAISFADTGLTVVGPGGVTTL
- a CDS encoding class I SAM-dependent methyltransferase, producing MFSDAEVAALYDLLNPWDPDRRPGDRFYFPLIMAADSVLDVGCGTGAMLHVARDHGHRGRLVGLDPDRAALDRARRRGDIEWVEGTAAEASSGTGFDLAVMTGHAFQNLLTDDELRTSLAAIHAALRPDGCFAFETRHPQARAWEGWTSANPEDIADVVTESGRHLRYWHDVDSVTGDVVAFHGTVAEPDGTVLRELHESLRFLDVAALGGFLAEAGFAIEAQYGDWEGGPIDAASREIITLARRG
- a CDS encoding MOSC and FAD-binding oxidoreductase domain-containing protein; translated protein: MAYWREQLGSDGSGAGGAAQDFGLGVFGENFTVDGLPDDEVCIGDRYRIGQAEFEVTQPRVTCYRLGLRLDAPTLPALLVEHGRPGFYLRVITEGQVRAGDAITRTRRGPHALTVARIDALLYLPNRDRRLLEAAVDIPALSPGWRQSFQDLLAGSTGTTGATGAAPAWSGFRPLCVAAVVPESSTITSLHLAAPDQAALPPALPGQYLTVRVPGPDGVPAVRSYSLSSAPGSDRYRISVKREGAVSAFLSTRVRAGMSIEVAAPRGEFVLAPGTGPVLLISAGVGVTPVLAMLHQLAAEHGGGGSGGREVWWLHTARDAAQQAFAREAHALLNGMPAARELVFHTAPADPAEPSPVPVSHARLTARVLAELGLPSGASAYLCGPERFMADTTKALVDLGLDARRVHTELFGTLAPVNPGMRPAAQVPPHPPAGEPGTGPLVTFARSGLSARWNPATTTSLLELAEACDVPTRWSCRTGVCHTCVTEVLSGRSAYRPEPLEPPATGTLLICCSRPASDLVLDL
- a CDS encoding 3'-5' exonuclease; translation: MDSIGAARLLNVVDVEATCWDGDQPPGAVSEIIEIGLTVVDLDAGERLARHRILVRPARSTVSEFCTELTGLTQHEVDSGVAFAEACRLLAADHHAGACPWASWGDYDRHQFTRQCESTGTPYPFGRHHTNAKAAFTEAHGLRKRPGMAHALNLAGLRLEGRHHRGEDDAWNIAALVLHLSERGAWPRSAAS
- a CDS encoding VOC family protein, coding for MALHWKLVIDTQNAPALADFWAAALEYTVEDPSPLVERLLAAGQIGDDAVAEHHGRRIFRGHAAIRHPADPFDDLSGTGHGRRLLFQDVPEPKPGKNRLHLDIHAGPGGLEPLAARLESLGATRLREVDRGPAGHWWIMLDPEGNEFCAAG